The Pseudomonas fluorescens genome includes a window with the following:
- a CDS encoding tyrosine-type recombinase/integrase: MPPDNAVVFKRKLSDALIRSLTEPGKHADGEVPGLYLEVRASSKVGKSPSKVWRLKYRLHGKENRFSIGAYPDIGLKEARDIARGARRDVANHTAPLKAKTAKIEAQLLNEERTFAYVAEQWLAFKSAELVTKSISGFTGALNNHILPAIGKKPISEIKLEHITTIITELRRQRTMAMARRVRTIIRAVLGFAEGRGWVERNVALSNIEELKIRHIVTSNPAIERPSDLGRFLLRLDDCNDGSVATAMRLLVMLPVRPGELVQMRWEDVDLVGADWRYVVSKTKHLDKSKHIVPLPEQALVLLRELHKTRVVDEEGKGWVFVSPVYPGRPINPTSMLKSFQRIWPEYDITAHGFRATYRTIAHEHLGIDPIVLELSLSHRMPGALGAVYARAQLLVQRREAAQQWADYLDQLRQNAARITTD, from the coding sequence ATGCCCCCAGATAATGCGGTTGTTTTCAAACGAAAACTCAGCGATGCCTTGATCCGCTCGCTGACCGAACCCGGCAAACACGCCGATGGCGAAGTCCCTGGGCTCTACTTGGAGGTAAGGGCGTCGAGCAAGGTCGGCAAATCCCCTTCCAAGGTTTGGCGATTGAAGTATCGCCTGCATGGCAAGGAAAACCGCTTCTCCATCGGCGCTTACCCCGACATTGGTCTCAAGGAGGCGCGCGACATTGCCCGCGGCGCACGCCGCGACGTGGCTAACCACACCGCTCCGCTCAAGGCCAAGACCGCCAAGATCGAGGCGCAGTTGCTCAATGAAGAGCGCACCTTCGCGTACGTGGCCGAGCAATGGTTGGCATTCAAGTCTGCCGAATTGGTGACCAAATCCATCTCGGGCTTTACCGGAGCGCTGAACAACCACATCTTGCCTGCCATTGGCAAAAAACCGATCAGCGAGATCAAGTTGGAGCACATCACTACGATCATCACTGAGTTGCGCCGCCAGCGCACCATGGCCATGGCCCGGCGCGTGCGTACCATCATCCGTGCCGTTCTGGGCTTTGCCGAAGGTCGCGGCTGGGTGGAGCGCAACGTGGCGCTCAGTAACATCGAGGAGTTGAAGATTCGCCATATCGTGACCAGCAACCCGGCGATCGAAAGGCCATCCGACCTGGGCAGGTTTCTTCTACGCCTTGATGACTGCAACGACGGCAGCGTTGCCACCGCAATGCGCCTGCTGGTCATGCTGCCGGTCCGCCCAGGCGAACTGGTGCAGATGCGCTGGGAAGATGTCGACTTGGTGGGCGCCGATTGGCGTTACGTCGTGAGCAAGACCAAGCATCTGGATAAGAGCAAGCACATCGTGCCGTTGCCTGAGCAAGCCTTGGTTCTGTTACGCGAGCTACATAAAACCCGCGTGGTGGATGAAGAAGGCAAAGGCTGGGTGTTCGTCTCGCCGGTCTATCCGGGTCGCCCCATCAATCCGACCTCCATGCTCAAGTCCTTTCAGCGTATCTGGCCGGAGTATGACATCACTGCTCACGGCTTTCGCGCGACCTACAGAACCATTGCCCACGAGCACTTGGGTATCGATCCAATCGTGCTCGAACTTTCGTTATCTCACCGAATGCCGGGAGCTCTTGGCGCTGTGTATGCGCGCGCGCAACTGCTAGTGCAGCGCCGGGAGGCTGCTCAGCAATGGGCTGACTATTTAGATCAGTTGCGGCAAAACGCTGCGCGAATAACCACAGATTGA
- a CDS encoding LysR family transcriptional regulator, with amino-acid sequence MNRNDLRRVDLNLLIVFETLMHERSVTRAAEKLFLGQPAISAALSRLRSLFDDPLFVRTGRSMEPSARAVEIFALLSPALDSISTAVSRAAEFDPATSTSVFRIGLSDDAEFALLPMLLKRLRAEAPGIVLVVRRVNYILMPGLLASGEISIGVSYTEDLPANAKRKVLRRSLPKVLRADTAPGRLTLDEFCARPHALVSFAGDLSGFIDEELEKLDRKRHVVLAVPQFNGLSTLLAGTDIIAIVPDYTADALTAAGGVRAEDPPLPVRSFELHMAWRGSQDNDPGERWLRSRIQMFFGDPDSL; translated from the coding sequence ATGAATCGTAATGACCTGCGGCGTGTCGACCTGAACCTGTTGATCGTGTTCGAAACATTGATGCATGAACGCAGTGTGACTCGCGCGGCCGAGAAACTGTTCCTAGGCCAACCGGCCATCAGCGCCGCGCTGTCGCGCCTGCGCAGCCTGTTCGATGACCCGTTGTTCGTACGTACCGGTCGCAGCATGGAGCCTTCCGCCCGGGCGGTCGAGATCTTCGCCCTGCTCTCCCCGGCCCTGGATTCGATTTCCACGGCGGTCAGCCGGGCGGCGGAATTCGACCCGGCCACCAGCACCTCGGTGTTTCGCATTGGCCTGTCGGACGACGCCGAATTCGCCCTGCTGCCGATGCTGCTCAAGCGCCTGCGGGCCGAAGCGCCCGGCATCGTGCTGGTGGTGCGCCGGGTCAACTACATTCTGATGCCTGGTTTGCTGGCGTCCGGTGAAATCTCCATCGGCGTCAGCTATACCGAAGATTTGCCGGCCAACGCCAAGCGTAAGGTCCTGCGGCGCAGCTTGCCCAAAGTACTACGGGCCGACACCGCGCCAGGACGACTGACCCTGGATGAATTCTGCGCCCGCCCCCATGCGCTGGTGTCCTTCGCCGGTGACTTGAGCGGCTTTATCGATGAAGAGCTGGAGAAACTCGATCGCAAGCGCCATGTGGTCTTGGCGGTGCCTCAGTTCAATGGCCTGAGCACGCTACTGGCGGGTACCGACATCATCGCCATCGTCCCCGACTACACCGCCGACGCACTGACCGCCGCCGGTGGCGTACGCGCCGAAGACCCACCGCTTCCAGTGCGTAGCTTTGAGCTGCACATGGCTTGGCGCGGGTCCCAGGACAACGATCCTGGGGAGCGTTGGTTGCGGTCGCGCATTCAGATGTTCTTTGGGGACCCCGATAGCCTGTAA
- a CDS encoding zinc-dependent alcohol dehydrogenase family protein, whose protein sequence is MSRTIRFHKFGGAEVLKCEEHTAALPAPGEVQVRVEAIGISWYDTLWRQNLASSQARLPSGLGHEMAGVVTAVGDGVDDLAVGDKVASFPAESPNDYPVYGEVIVLPRTALTRYPDVLSPIEAAVHYTPLLIAYFAYMDLARVKPGQFALVTDASHCAGPSFVQLGKALGVRVIAATKTAEEREYLLSLGAEKVIVTEEQDLLMQINKLTDNRGVDVVFDGLGGPQMSLLGDVLAPRGSLVLYGLQGGNQTPFPACAAFQKNIQFFVHCIGNFTGKPELGILQDQVALQRALRDINQLTADRVLLPLKTRVFPFSEFVEAHRYMGECPCRERVALQVTDPV, encoded by the coding sequence ATGTCCCGCACGATCCGTTTTCACAAGTTTGGTGGTGCCGAGGTGCTCAAATGCGAAGAGCATACGGCGGCTCTTCCTGCGCCAGGAGAAGTGCAGGTCCGTGTCGAAGCGATCGGCATCAGTTGGTACGACACCTTGTGGCGCCAGAACCTGGCGTCGTCCCAGGCGCGCCTGCCTTCGGGCCTGGGCCATGAAATGGCCGGTGTGGTCACGGCCGTCGGCGACGGCGTCGATGACTTGGCCGTGGGCGACAAGGTCGCCAGTTTTCCGGCCGAAAGCCCGAACGATTACCCGGTGTACGGTGAAGTCATCGTGCTGCCGCGCACCGCCCTGACCCGTTATCCCGACGTGCTCAGCCCGATCGAAGCCGCCGTGCATTACACGCCGCTGCTGATCGCCTATTTCGCCTACATGGACCTGGCACGGGTCAAGCCGGGGCAATTCGCCCTGGTCACCGATGCCAGCCATTGCGCCGGTCCTTCCTTCGTACAACTGGGCAAGGCCCTGGGTGTGCGGGTGATCGCGGCCACCAAGACGGCTGAAGAGCGTGAGTACCTGTTGTCGCTGGGCGCCGAGAAGGTCATCGTCACCGAAGAGCAGGACTTGCTGATGCAAATCAACAAGCTCACCGACAACCGTGGCGTCGATGTGGTCTTCGACGGCCTCGGCGGGCCGCAGATGTCGCTGCTGGGTGACGTGTTGGCACCGCGTGGCAGCCTGGTGCTGTATGGCTTGCAGGGCGGCAACCAGACGCCGTTTCCAGCCTGCGCGGCGTTCCAGAAGAACATTCAGTTCTTTGTGCACTGCATCGGCAATTTCACCGGCAAGCCGGAACTGGGCATTCTCCAGGACCAGGTGGCCTTGCAACGAGCACTGCGCGATATCAATCAACTGACCGCCGACCGTGTGCTGTTGCCACTCAAGACTCGGGTCTTCCCGTTCTCCGAGTTTGTCGAGGCTCACCGCTACATGGGCGAATGCCCTTGCCGTGAACGTGTTGCCCTTCAGGTCACCGACCCGGTCTGA
- a CDS encoding PLP-dependent aminotransferase family protein encodes MKGCRETGFAYQAVYRYLTTLINELEVDARVRLPSLRQLAERLNVSISTIQYAYSLLEKEGRVYSIAKSGYYALPVPSMATLDGGDDLLETLYVNARRPGMRVFSADEPASMQPLDSPLLLLERELLRQYPRSSQTPSQPWGELELRTALAARYTSSPARCWNADDVYIGADLRGVLEILIAVLALRGAAVLIESPCDWAVLRLLQAAEVNVIELPLLTSGELNVEQLEQLLVNETVRLVVLSSVLNMPRGTLVPEENRRAIAHLLERHGTWVLENDSHTDLAFEARGTPFRDLLDPDRLIVYSTFEKTIGPEAPYGYVLSRQLTLHLQRHFLLRAFCLSPIRQKAIARLYSNGRIDQHLLVLRRLLRESAVSTTQLLRERLGDSLQWAEPQGGATIWMQSTRRVDLRRVFHRLLAQRIVIAPGELFSLQGLYAQHMRLTHALNGPQDMDAALCALADALRLEQA; translated from the coding sequence ATGAAAGGTTGCCGGGAGACAGGCTTCGCCTACCAGGCGGTTTATCGCTACCTGACCACGCTGATCAACGAGCTGGAGGTTGATGCGCGGGTTCGCCTGCCGTCGCTGCGGCAACTGGCCGAGCGTCTGAACGTATCGATATCGACCATTCAGTACGCGTATTCGCTGCTGGAAAAGGAAGGGCGGGTCTATTCGATCGCCAAGTCCGGTTACTACGCGCTGCCAGTGCCCAGCATGGCCACCCTGGACGGCGGTGACGATTTGCTCGAGACCTTGTACGTCAATGCCCGACGACCAGGCATGCGGGTGTTCAGTGCGGACGAACCGGCATCGATGCAGCCATTGGACAGCCCGCTGTTGCTGCTCGAGCGCGAACTGCTGCGCCAGTACCCACGCTCCTCGCAGACACCCTCGCAACCCTGGGGTGAGCTGGAGCTGCGCACCGCGCTGGCTGCCCGCTACACGTCTTCGCCGGCCCGTTGCTGGAATGCCGATGACGTCTACATTGGCGCCGACCTGCGTGGCGTGCTGGAGATCCTGATCGCGGTGCTGGCACTGCGCGGTGCCGCCGTGCTGATCGAATCACCCTGCGATTGGGCAGTGTTGCGCCTGCTGCAGGCGGCGGAGGTCAACGTCATCGAGCTGCCACTGCTGACCAGCGGCGAGCTCAATGTCGAGCAACTGGAACAACTGCTGGTGAACGAAACTGTGCGCCTGGTGGTGTTGTCGTCGGTCTTGAACATGCCGAGGGGGACGCTCGTTCCTGAAGAGAACCGTCGTGCCATCGCGCATCTGCTGGAGCGGCACGGAACTTGGGTGCTGGAGAACGACAGCCATACGGACCTGGCGTTCGAGGCGAGGGGGACGCCTTTTCGAGACTTGCTCGACCCGGACCGGTTGATCGTCTATTCGACGTTCGAGAAAACCATCGGGCCGGAGGCGCCGTATGGCTACGTGTTGTCGCGCCAGTTGACCTTGCACCTGCAGCGACATTTCCTGCTGCGCGCGTTTTGCTTGTCGCCGATTCGCCAGAAAGCCATCGCCCGGCTGTACAGCAACGGTCGGATTGACCAGCATTTGCTGGTGTTGCGGCGCCTGCTGCGCGAAAGCGCGGTTTCGACGACGCAATTGCTGCGCGAGCGGCTAGGGGATAGCCTGCAATGGGCAGAACCTCAAGGTGGTGCGACGATCTGGATGCAATCGACGCGACGGGTCGACTTGCGGCGGGTTTTCCATCGGCTGCTTGCCCAGCGAATCGTCATCGCGCCAGGGGAGTTGTTCAGCCTCCAGGGCCTGTATGCACAACATATGCGCCTCACCCACGCCCTGAACGGGCCACAGGACATGGACGCTGCGCTCTGCGCGCTGGCCGATGCCTTGAGGCTCGAACAAGCGTAG
- the pgm gene encoding phosphoglucomutase (alpha-D-glucose-1,6-bisphosphate-dependent) produces the protein MTVSPFAGKPAPAELLIDIPRLVTAYYTGRPDASVATQRVAFGTSGHRGSSFDLGFNEWHVLAISQAICLYREAQGINGPLFVGIDTHALSTPAGASALEVFAANGVTVMIAEGDEYTPTPAVSHAILCYNRGRTSGLADGIVITPSHNPPQSGGYKYNPTNGGPADTHITKWIEAKANELLANQLAGVKRVSYEQALKADTTHRHDYVNTYVADLINVIDFDAIRTAGLRLGVDPLGGAGVRYWPAIAEHYRLDLDVVNTHVDSTFRFMTVDWDGQIRMDPSSSHAMQGLIGLKERFDVAFACDPDHDRHGIVTPSGGLLAPNNYLAVSIDYLFQNRPQWRADAAVGKTVVSSGLIDRVAKRLGRRLYEVPVGFKWFADGLFDGSLGFGGEESAGASFLRKDGGVWSTDKDGLIPALLAAEMTARTGRDPSQAYRALTDELGEPFSVRVDAKASPQQKALLSKLSPDQVASTELAGEKIQNILSHAPGNDQAIGGLKVMTENGWFAARPSGTEDIYKIYAESFLGDAHLKQLVAEAQTLVDGAITSK, from the coding sequence ATGACAGTCAGTCCATTTGCGGGCAAGCCGGCACCGGCAGAGTTGTTGATCGATATCCCGCGACTGGTGACGGCCTACTACACCGGCCGACCCGATGCCTCGGTTGCGACCCAGCGCGTGGCTTTTGGCACGTCCGGGCACCGTGGCAGCTCCTTCGACCTGGGCTTCAACGAGTGGCACGTGTTGGCCATCAGCCAGGCGATCTGTCTGTACCGCGAAGCCCAGGGCATCAACGGGCCGCTGTTCGTCGGTATCGACACCCACGCGCTATCGACCCCGGCGGGTGCCAGCGCGCTGGAAGTATTCGCGGCCAATGGCGTCACCGTAATGATCGCCGAAGGCGATGAATACACCCCGACACCGGCGGTTTCCCACGCCATTCTCTGCTACAACCGTGGCCGCACCTCGGGCCTGGCGGACGGTATCGTCATCACGCCGTCCCACAACCCACCGCAAAGTGGCGGTTACAAGTACAACCCTACCAACGGTGGTCCGGCCGATACCCATATCACCAAGTGGATCGAAGCCAAGGCCAACGAGCTGCTGGCCAACCAGCTCGCCGGCGTCAAGCGCGTCAGCTACGAGCAGGCCCTGAAAGCCGATACCACCCACCGTCACGACTATGTAAACACCTACGTGGCAGACCTGATCAACGTCATCGATTTCGATGCCATCCGTACCGCCGGGTTGCGTCTGGGCGTCGATCCGTTGGGCGGCGCGGGCGTGCGCTACTGGCCGGCCATTGCCGAGCATTACCGCCTGGACCTGGACGTGGTGAACACTCACGTGGATTCCACCTTCCGTTTCATGACCGTCGACTGGGACGGGCAGATCCGCATGGACCCGTCCTCCAGCCATGCGATGCAAGGGTTGATTGGCCTGAAGGAACGCTTCGACGTGGCCTTTGCCTGCGACCCGGACCATGACCGCCATGGCATCGTGACCCCATCCGGTGGCCTGTTGGCGCCGAACAACTACCTGGCGGTCTCCATCGACTACCTGTTCCAGAATCGCCCGCAATGGCGCGCCGATGCCGCCGTAGGCAAGACGGTGGTCAGCAGCGGCCTGATCGATCGCGTGGCCAAGCGCCTGGGGCGCCGCCTCTATGAAGTGCCGGTGGGCTTCAAGTGGTTTGCCGATGGCCTGTTCGATGGTTCCCTGGGCTTTGGGGGTGAAGAAAGTGCCGGTGCTTCGTTCCTGCGCAAGGATGGAGGCGTCTGGAGTACCGACAAGGACGGCCTGATCCCGGCGCTGTTGGCAGCTGAAATGACCGCGCGCACCGGTCGCGACCCGAGCCAGGCCTACCGCGCGTTGACTGACGAGCTGGGCGAACCATTCTCGGTACGCGTCGATGCCAAGGCCAGCCCCCAACAGAAGGCGCTGTTGAGCAAGCTGTCGCCCGATCAGGTGGCCTCCACCGAACTGGCCGGGGAGAAGATCCAGAATATCCTCAGTCATGCGCCGGGCAATGACCAGGCCATTGGCGGCCTGAAGGTCATGACCGAAAACGGCTGGTTTGCGGCACGCCCGTCCGGGACCGAGGATATCTACAAGATCTACGCCGAAAGCTTCCTTGGCGACGCGCACCTCAAGCAATTGGTGGCTGAAGCGCAAACGTTGGTGGATGGGGCTATCACCAGCAAGTGA
- a CDS encoding pirin family protein: MLELRPFATLGAANHGWLDAHHHFSFAEYYDPQRMHWGNLRVWNDDVIAPGSGFPQHPHRDMEIITYVREGAISHQDNLGNKGRTQAGDVQVMSAGTGIAHSEYNLESTATRIFQIWIIPNEEGLAPSWGAKPFPKDSREGFVTLASGKAGDDQSLRIRADARLVAANLKAGESAEYRLDAARRAYLVPATGLIEINGLRAQARDGVAIEDERILRVTAIEDSEIVLVDLA; this comes from the coding sequence ATGCTCGAACTCAGGCCCTTCGCCACCTTGGGCGCCGCCAACCACGGCTGGTTGGATGCCCACCACCATTTTTCGTTCGCCGAGTATTACGACCCGCAACGCATGCATTGGGGCAACCTGCGCGTCTGGAACGATGATGTCATCGCCCCCGGCAGCGGTTTTCCCCAACACCCGCACCGGGACATGGAAATCATCACCTATGTGCGCGAAGGCGCGATCAGCCACCAGGACAATCTGGGTAACAAAGGCCGTACGCAGGCCGGTGATGTACAGGTCATGAGCGCCGGCACCGGCATTGCCCATAGCGAATACAACCTGGAGTCGACGGCCACCCGCATCTTCCAGATATGGATCATCCCCAACGAAGAAGGCCTGGCACCGTCATGGGGCGCCAAGCCGTTTCCCAAGGACTCGCGCGAAGGCTTCGTGACGTTGGCCAGTGGCAAGGCCGGCGATGACCAGAGCCTGCGCATTCGCGCCGACGCACGACTGGTAGCGGCCAATCTCAAGGCGGGTGAAAGTGCGGAGTATCGGCTGGACGCCGCACGTCGAGCTTATCTTGTGCCGGCCACAGGATTGATAGAAATCAACGGCTTGCGTGCACAAGCTCGAGACGGTGTTGCGATTGAAGATGAACGGATATTGCGGGTGACCGCGATCGAAGACAGCGAAATCGTGCTCGTTGACCTCGCCTAA
- a CDS encoding UvrD-helicase domain-containing protein, with the protein MAQHTPDLPPELLSLAQMPLFKRLAARFFGHGLTRLRAQHRASWLHGQADGFRSGHTAGFDYGYKEGRAEGLEEGRQVLLIRDSRSTEHPAPQVDDLLFDDWRLPLTAELKKRIKADVARLLPVHAQPSAAQWKMIFSDTPSTSVVAGAGAGKSTTLVLRIVLLSHYLGFELDSMTVVTFTRESRKDFIQKLIEVFALWGRTVSLKEARDLVRTFHSRILPMVRSLPGFERLQAFETLSHRAEAGDDDAQGNPFDLRINDAQRQQLNACYYNLYQRDPRFRELILPLSRHALQLKELERDHPDVQKRVAVTALAAQRDEELCDAVEDLWLRAGAWPIKGIEPKRQTFEINGATFHCHGYAPSLDAWVILGFDPREDARLSRPGAKLSIRAEWAVKRTLFQAFCRKPLIWLESYEASKRVLASMAGDASAGPGFDYKVKGELGSAPLLDCFVAAAGFIENLGLDVPDAVGRMSFAQDDPDRYFFEALSRYWRAFEDHLLDQSPPVMTYNRMFALFSEHSPENFKLLGDALLRPLSHLMIDEFQDVSPQIVSWLRASLREIRSRGPAMHVGRGAQRSSLLCVGDDWQSIYGWRGSSPSYFMAFNQQFPSPTTTRVMLTDNYRSHQHIIDAAEHIVRAAAAIPGKKAKASGVSCSLSPVNVLDRDDEGLARRLDEHYRKGDSILMLYRKSSDKLLIEKYIQSTVNVDSSLPWEARRLRQMTYHSAKGLQADAVFLLGDCQHLSSSPYKNQVYRMAGLGKDGDAEPYDSAQKDEILRLAYVGITRAVQHCYWYVDGQDGQAANGPKASDRIAGDKPFFADHRRSVANGRQKA; encoded by the coding sequence GTGGCGCAACACACTCCCGATCTTCCCCCCGAGCTTCTATCCCTGGCCCAGATGCCGCTGTTCAAGCGCCTGGCCGCCCGATTCTTCGGCCATGGCCTGACACGCCTGCGAGCCCAACATCGTGCCTCCTGGTTGCATGGCCAGGCCGACGGTTTCCGCAGCGGTCATACCGCTGGTTTTGACTATGGATACAAGGAAGGCCGGGCCGAAGGGCTGGAGGAAGGCCGCCAGGTCCTGTTGATCCGTGATTCGCGCAGCACGGAGCATCCGGCACCGCAGGTCGATGATCTGCTGTTCGATGACTGGCGCCTGCCGCTGACCGCTGAGTTGAAGAAACGCATCAAGGCAGATGTCGCCCGATTGCTGCCGGTCCATGCACAACCGAGTGCTGCGCAATGGAAGATGATTTTCAGCGACACGCCCTCGACCTCGGTGGTCGCCGGGGCCGGGGCGGGGAAGTCCACCACCCTGGTGCTGCGCATTGTGCTGTTGTCCCATTACCTGGGTTTCGAATTGGACTCGATGACCGTGGTGACGTTTACCCGGGAATCGCGCAAGGATTTCATCCAGAAACTGATCGAAGTGTTTGCCCTGTGGGGACGTACCGTCAGCCTCAAGGAAGCTCGGGACTTGGTGCGGACATTCCATTCGCGAATCTTGCCCATGGTCCGCAGCTTGCCCGGGTTTGAACGGCTCCAGGCGTTCGAGACCCTGAGCCATCGCGCCGAAGCGGGTGACGATGATGCCCAGGGCAATCCTTTTGATTTGCGCATCAATGACGCCCAGCGCCAGCAACTCAACGCCTGTTATTACAACCTTTACCAGCGTGACCCGCGTTTCCGTGAGTTGATCCTGCCGTTGTCCCGCCACGCGCTGCAGCTCAAGGAACTGGAGCGCGATCACCCGGATGTACAAAAGCGGGTCGCCGTGACCGCGCTGGCAGCCCAGCGCGATGAAGAATTGTGCGATGCCGTCGAAGACCTGTGGTTGCGCGCCGGTGCCTGGCCGATCAAGGGTATCGAGCCGAAACGACAAACGTTCGAGATCAATGGGGCGACGTTCCACTGCCATGGTTACGCGCCTTCCCTGGATGCCTGGGTAATATTGGGGTTCGATCCACGGGAAGACGCCCGGCTCAGTCGTCCGGGCGCCAAGTTGAGCATCCGCGCGGAATGGGCGGTCAAGCGCACTCTGTTTCAAGCTTTCTGTCGTAAGCCACTGATATGGCTTGAAAGTTATGAGGCGTCAAAACGTGTATTAGCATCAATGGCCGGCGATGCCAGTGCCGGGCCAGGGTTCGATTACAAGGTCAAGGGCGAGTTGGGTTCGGCACCGTTGCTGGACTGCTTTGTCGCGGCGGCAGGCTTTATCGAGAACCTGGGCCTGGACGTCCCGGATGCCGTGGGTCGGATGTCCTTTGCCCAGGATGACCCTGATCGGTATTTCTTTGAGGCGCTGAGTCGCTACTGGCGGGCATTCGAAGACCATCTGCTCGACCAATCGCCGCCGGTCATGACCTACAACCGCATGTTTGCGCTGTTCAGCGAACACTCGCCGGAAAACTTCAAATTGCTGGGGGATGCGTTGCTCAGGCCGCTTTCGCACCTGATGATCGACGAATTCCAGGACGTGTCGCCGCAGATCGTCTCCTGGCTGCGAGCCAGTCTTCGGGAAATACGCAGTCGTGGCCCCGCGATGCACGTGGGGCGCGGTGCCCAGCGCTCTTCCTTGTTGTGTGTCGGGGACGATTGGCAGTCGATCTATGGCTGGCGCGGCAGTTCACCGAGTTATTTCATGGCATTCAACCAGCAATTCCCGTCGCCGACGACCACCCGCGTCATGCTCACTGACAACTATCGCAGCCACCAACACATCATCGATGCGGCCGAGCATATTGTTCGCGCCGCTGCGGCTATCCCAGGCAAGAAGGCCAAGGCCAGTGGCGTGTCTTGCTCGCTGAGCCCGGTCAATGTGTTGGATCGAGACGATGAAGGGCTGGCGCGGCGACTGGATGAGCACTACCGCAAGGGCGATTCGATCTTGATGCTGTATCGAAAAAGCAGCGATAAGCTATTGATAGAAAAGTATATTCAGTCAACAGTTAATGTGGATTCTAGCTTGCCGTGGGAGGCGAGGCGGCTCAGGCAGATGACTTACCACAGTGCCAAGGGGCTCCAGGCTGATGCGGTGTTCCTGCTGGGCGACTGTCAGCACCTGAGCAGTTCACCCTACAAGAACCAGGTCTACCGAATGGCCGGTCTAGGCAAGGACGGTGATGCCGAACCTTACGACTCGGCGCAAAAGGACGAAATCCTGCGCCTGGCGTATGTGGGCATCACGCGTGCGGTGCAGCACTGTTACTGGTACGTCGATGGCCAGGACGGCCAGGCGGCCAATGGGCCCAAGGCTTCGGATCGTATTGCCGGGGACAAGCCCTTTTTTGCTGACCATCGCCGGAGCGTGGCAAATGGCCGGCAAAAAGCCTGA
- a CDS encoding Lrp/AsnC family transcriptional regulator — MTDDIDQILISALMEDSRRSLKALANLSGLSSPSVAERLRRLEERGVLRGYTVEVDPKCFGYQLQAIVRIRPLPGQLQEVERQIQAIAEFTECDKVTGDDCFIARLHVRSMEQLDTLLDKLNIHAETNTAIVKKTPVKRRLPPMA; from the coding sequence ATGACTGACGATATTGACCAGATCCTCATCAGTGCCCTGATGGAAGATTCCCGACGTTCCCTCAAGGCCCTGGCAAACCTCAGTGGCCTGTCCTCCCCCAGTGTCGCCGAGCGCCTTCGCCGGCTCGAAGAACGTGGTGTGCTCAGGGGCTACACCGTCGAAGTCGACCCCAAGTGCTTCGGCTATCAACTCCAGGCCATCGTGCGTATCCGCCCGCTGCCGGGACAGTTGCAGGAAGTGGAGCGGCAGATCCAGGCCATCGCTGAATTCACCGAATGCGACAAGGTGACCGGCGACGACTGCTTCATCGCCCGCCTGCACGTGCGCTCGATGGAACAGCTGGATACCTTGCTGGACAAACTCAATATCCACGCCGAGACCAATACGGCCATCGTCAAGAAGACGCCCGTCAAGCGGCGGTTGCCGCCGATGGCTTAG
- a CDS encoding DMT family transporter, which translates to MDKTLRRGSLEMTAAMLISGTIGWFVLVSGLPVLDVVFWRCVFGAVTLLLICAGFGFLRPGILTRTTFLLAVLSGVAIVGNWVLLFASYSRASIAIGTAVYNVQPFMLVGLAALFLGEKITAQKLFWLAVSFLGMLAIVSAHGEQGQGGDDYLLGIALALGAALLYAIAALIIKRLTGTPPHLIALIQVSTGVLLLAPWANFSALPQQTEAWASLLTLGMVHTGVMYVLLYSAIQRLPTALTGALSFIYPIAAIFVDWFAFGHRLEPLQWLGVAAILLAAAGMQQGWGIKSRRPVLS; encoded by the coding sequence ATGGACAAGACCTTACGCCGCGGTTCGCTGGAAATGACTGCCGCCATGCTGATCTCCGGAACCATTGGTTGGTTCGTGCTGGTTTCCGGCCTGCCGGTGCTGGATGTGGTGTTCTGGCGCTGCGTGTTCGGCGCCGTGACCTTGCTGCTGATCTGCGCCGGTTTCGGCTTTTTGCGCCCCGGCATCCTCACCCGTACCACTTTCCTGCTGGCGGTACTCAGCGGTGTGGCGATCGTCGGCAACTGGGTATTGTTGTTTGCCTCCTATTCCCGCGCCTCGATTGCCATCGGCACGGCGGTGTACAACGTCCAGCCGTTCATGTTGGTGGGGTTGGCGGCGCTGTTTCTGGGGGAAAAAATCACCGCGCAGAAACTGTTCTGGCTGGCGGTGTCGTTTCTCGGAATGCTGGCCATCGTCAGTGCCCATGGCGAGCAAGGGCAGGGTGGCGATGATTATCTGCTGGGCATTGCCTTGGCGCTGGGGGCTGCGTTGCTGTACGCCATCGCGGCGTTGATCATCAAGCGTCTGACCGGCACGCCGCCGCATCTGATCGCGCTGATCCAGGTTAGCACCGGCGTGTTGCTGTTGGCGCCCTGGGCGAACTTCTCGGCGTTGCCGCAGCAAACCGAAGCCTGGGCCAGCCTGCTGACCCTGGGCATGGTGCACACTGGCGTGATGTATGTGTTGCTGTACAGCGCCATACAACGCTTGCCGACCGCTTTGACCGGTGCGCTGTCGTTCATCTACCCGATCGCAGCGATCTTCGTCGACTGGTTCGCCTTTGGCCATCGCCTGGAGCCGCTGCAATGGTTGGGCGTGGCGGCGATCCTGCTGGCGGCTGCCGGCATGCAACAGGGCTGGGGCATCAAGTCGCGGCGCCCAGTCCTGTCGTAG